A region of Fimbriimonadaceae bacterium DNA encodes the following proteins:
- the thyX gene encoding Thymidylate synthase ThyX encodes MPRIVVQEAEELLDQPIPVLDKGFVRLVDYLGGDQRIVQAARVSYGSGTKSVRQDRGLIHYLMKHEHTSPFEQVVLTFHTKMPIFVARQWVRHRTARLNEISGRYSIMRDEFYVPEADQLRIQSTDNKQARGEEALAPAEAERIRAEMVEDQSHLYRHYEGMLETGLAREIARANLPLSLYTEWYWQCDLHNLLRFLRLRLDAHAQYEIRVYAEAMATCVRAVAPIAFEAFEEHVMGAVTFSRAEAQQLAGMLAGKPHALEGKPAAEFEKKLGRLREIQPAEPAEEPQPA; translated from the coding sequence ATGCCCCGGATCGTCGTGCAGGAAGCCGAGGAGCTTCTGGATCAGCCTATTCCCGTTCTCGACAAAGGCTTTGTTCGGCTCGTTGACTACTTGGGCGGCGATCAGCGGATCGTGCAGGCGGCGAGGGTGAGCTATGGGTCCGGTACGAAGTCGGTGCGGCAGGATCGCGGGCTTATCCACTACCTGATGAAGCACGAACACACCTCGCCATTCGAGCAAGTGGTGCTGACCTTTCATACGAAAATGCCGATCTTCGTTGCGAGGCAATGGGTGCGCCACCGCACGGCCCGGCTCAACGAGATCAGCGGGCGCTACAGCATCATGCGCGACGAGTTTTACGTGCCTGAAGCCGACCAGCTGCGCATCCAATCCACCGACAACAAGCAGGCTCGCGGCGAGGAGGCTCTGGCGCCAGCGGAGGCCGAGCGGATTCGCGCGGAAATGGTCGAGGACCAATCCCACCTTTACCGCCACTACGAGGGCATGCTTGAGACCGGATTGGCACGGGAAATCGCAAGAGCCAACCTCCCGCTCTCGCTCTATACGGAGTGGTACTGGCAGTGCGATCTCCACAATCTCCTTCGGTTCCTTCGGTTGCGGCTCGATGCCCACGCCCAGTACGAAATTCGCGTCTATGCCGAGGCGATGGCGACCTGCGTACGAGCGGTGGCGCCGATCGCCTTCGAGGCCTTTGAAGAACACGTCATGGGTGCGGTCACCTTTTCGCGAGCGGAAGCCCAGCAATTGGCAGGCATGCTCGCCGGCAAGCCCCACGCTCTCGAGGGCAAACCCGCGGCGGAATTCGAGAAGAAGCTGGGGCGGTTGCGGGAGATCCAGCCGGCCGAACCGGCGGAAGAGCCACAGCCCGCGTAA